One Setaria viridis chromosome 5, Setaria_viridis_v4.0, whole genome shotgun sequence genomic region harbors:
- the LOC117858805 gene encoding uncharacterized protein codes for MARPIVGVAALAAMFAVLLAASSCAEGRDFHVGGRGGWAPDPAEPFNAWAERNRFQVNDTLVFRYNKDVDAVLVVSQSHYDACNTTEPILRLGGGDSRFVFNSSGPYFFISADTGRCKAGERLIVVVLAVRNNGGNAPSSPSLTPPPPKSSSSPTSPSPVATPAPRASPRPPSPPKSSSSPTTSPPSVATTPAPRASPPPPPSSGKNASSPSLAPVPAPAPASTNGTSSPPSPSSAVALRGGVLACLIIGGAAILV; via the exons ATGGCACGGCCGATCGTCGGAGTGGCGGCTCTGGCGGCCATGTTCGCCGTGCTCCTGGCGGCGAGCTCCTGCGCTGAGGGGCGCGATTTCcacgtcggcggccgcggcgggtggGCGCCGGACCCCGCCGAGCCCTTCAACGCCTGGGCGGAGCGCAACCGCTTCCAGGTCAACGACACCCTTG TGTTCAGGTACAACAAGGACGTGGACGCGGTGCTGGTGGTGAGCCAGAGCCACTACGATGCCTGCAACACCACGGAGCCCAtcctccgcctcggcggcggcgactcccgCTTCGTGTTCAACAGCTCCGGGCCCTACTTCTTCATCAGCGCCGACACGGGCCGGTGCAAGGCCGGCGAGcgcctcatcgtcgtcgtcctcgccgtccgcAACAACGGCGGCAACGCGCCGTCGTCGCCTTCGctcacgccaccgccgccaaaaTCATCATCGTCGCCGACATCTCCGTCTCCCGTTGCTACACCTGCTCCACGcgcgtcgccgcggccgccctcgccaccgaagtcgtcctcgtcgccaacGACCTCGCCGCCTTCCGTTGCTACGACACCTGCTCCGCGTGCgtcgcctccaccgccaccgtcgtcggGGAAGAACGCTTCATCTCCGTCGCTGGCGCCggtgcccgcgcccgcgcctgcTAGCACGAACGGGACGTCgtcgccaccgtcgccgtcgtccgcaGTAGCCTTGAGGGGTGGCGTTCTGGCGTGCCTGATAATCGGTGGAGCAGCGATTCTAGTTTGA
- the LOC117854526 gene encoding uncharacterized protein — protein MEARKTARALLASFVLAALAAQAFVGVVEARTSPMEKASQGDVKKPDCVPGVDPHTFPGIPGHGGGITPVPSGGTTPSHGSGYVPTPSHGGGTGGALPSPSHGGTGGALPSPSHGGTGGELPSPSHGGSGSSPSTGGGYGGSPSTPSHGGSGSSPSTGGGYGSSPSTPSHGGGGYGSSPSTGGGYGGSPSTPSGGAYGGGSPSPSHGGGAYGGGSSPTPSYGGSPSHGGIGTSSPTPFLPVDPHSLGSLPGSCDYWRSHPMEIWSALGGRFPSSMGHFFGGAGGLGGAADLSIQDALANTRSDGAGALLREGAAALLNSMTRAGFPYTTEQVRDAFGAAAAGGSDSAAAAQAAAFKKANEGKA, from the exons ATGGAGGCGCGGAAGACGGCGAGGGCTCTCCTTGCGAGCTTCGTGCTCGCGGCGTTGGCCGCGCAGGCCTTCGTCGGCGTGGTCGAGGCCCGGACCAGCCCCATGGAGAAGGCCAGCCAAG GTGACGTGAAGAAGCCGGACTGCGTGCCGGGAGTGGACCCGCACACCTTCCCCGGGATCCCCGGGCACGGCGGTGGCATCACACCCGTGCCGTCCGGCGGCACGACGCCGTCCCACGGCAGCGGGTACGTGCCGACTCCGTCCCACGGCGGGGGCACCGGCGGGGCGCTGCCTTCCCCGTCCCACGGGGGCACAGGCGGGGCGCTGCCTTCCCCGTCCCACGGGGGCACCGGTGGGGAGCTGCCTTCCCCGTCCCACGGCGGCTCCGGGTCGTCGCCTTCAACTGGCGGAGGCTATGGCGGCTCTCCGTCCACCCCGTCCCACGGTGGCTCCGGGTCGTCGCCATCCACTGGTGGAGGGTACGGTAGCTCTCCGTCGACCCCgtcccacggcggcggcgggtacggATCTTCCCCGTCCACCGGCGGTGGGTACGGCGGTTCCCCGTCGACGCCCAGCGGCGGCGCCTACGGTGGCGGTTCCCCCTCGCCATCCCACGGAGGAGGCGCCTACGGGGGCGGCTCTTCCCCCACGCCGTCGTACGGTGGCTCCCCGTCGCACGGCGGCATCGGGacctcgtcgccgacgccgtTCCTCCCCGTCGACCCCCACAGCCTCGGCTCCCTCCCCGGCTCATGCGA CTACTGGCGGTCCCACCCGATGGAGATCTGGTCGGCGCTGGGCGGGCGGTTCCCGAGCTCGATGGGCCACTTcttcggcggcgcgggcggcctcggcggcgccgccgacctgAGCATCCAGGACGCGCTGGCCAACACCCGGTCcgacggcgcgggcgcgctgctgcgcgagggcgccgccgcgctgctcaaCTCCATGACCCGCGCGGGCTTCCCCTACACCACGGAGCAGGTCCGCGACGCGTTcggggccgcggcggccggcggctccgACAGCGCCGcagcggcgcaggcggcggcgttcAAGAAGGCCAACGAGGGCAAGGCGTAG
- the LOC117855538 gene encoding MADS-box transcription factor 3 isoform X2: MLNMMTDLSCGPSTVTEQPPAPTGSGDKPGRGKIEIKRIENTTNRQVTFCKRRNGLLKKAYELSVLCDAEVALIVFSSRGRLYEYANNSVKATIERYKKANSDTSNSGTVAEVNAQHYQQESAKLRGTISSLQNSNSRTIMGDAIHTMSLRDLKQLEGRLEKGICKIRARKNELLYAEVEYMQKREMDLQSDNMYLRSKVAENNERGQPPMNMMGAPSTSEYDHMAPYDSRNFHQVNIMQQPQHYSHQLQPTTLQLG, from the exons ATGCTCAACATGATG ACTGATCTGAGCTGCGGGCCGTCCACGGTGACTgagcagccgccggcgccgaccggCTCCGGCGACAAGCCGGGGAGGGGCAAGATCGAGATCAAGCGCATCGAGAACACGACCAACCGGCAGGTCACCTTCTGCAAGCGCCGCAACGGCCTCCTCAAGAAGGCGTACGAGCTGTCCGTGCTCTGCGACGCCGAGGTCGCGCTCATCGTCTTCTCCAGCCGCGGCCGCCTCTACGAGTACGCCAACAACAG TGTGAAGGCCACCATTGAGAGGTACAAGAAGGCTAACAGCGACACCTCCAACTCTGGCACGGTTGCAGAAGTCAATGCCCAG CATTACCAGCAGGAGTCCGCCAAGCTGCGCGGGACTATCAGTAGCTTGCAAAACTCAAACAG TAGGACCATAATGGGTGATGCAATTCACACCATGAGCCTCAGGGATCTTAAGCAGCTGGAGGGCAGGCTGGAGAAAGGAATATGCAAGATTAGAGCTAGAAAG AATGAGCTGTTATACGCTGAAGTTGAGTACATGCAGAAAAGG GAGATGGATCTACAGAGTGACAACATGTACTTGAGGAGCAAG GTCGCTGAGAACAACGAAAGGGGACAGCCGCCCATGAACATGATGGGAGCGCCATCAACAAGCGAATATGATCACATGGCCCCGTACGACTCGAGAAACTTTCATCAAGTGAACATTATGCAGCAGCCTCAGCATTACTCCCATCAGCTGCAACCAACAACCCTTCAGCTCGG ATGA
- the LOC117855538 gene encoding MADS-box transcription factor 3 isoform X1 yields MLNMMTDLSCGPSTVTEQPPAPTGSGDKPGRGKIEIKRIENTTNRQVTFCKRRNGLLKKAYELSVLCDAEVALIVFSSRGRLYEYANNSVKATIERYKKANSDTSNSGTVAEVNAQHYQQESAKLRGTISSLQNSNRTIMGDAIHTMSLRDLKQLEGRLEKGICKIRARKNELLYAEVEYMQKREMDLQSDNMYLRSKVAENNERGQPPMNMMGAPSTSEYDHMAPYDSRNFHQVNIMQQPQHYSHQLQPTTLQLG; encoded by the exons ATGCTCAACATGATG ACTGATCTGAGCTGCGGGCCGTCCACGGTGACTgagcagccgccggcgccgaccggCTCCGGCGACAAGCCGGGGAGGGGCAAGATCGAGATCAAGCGCATCGAGAACACGACCAACCGGCAGGTCACCTTCTGCAAGCGCCGCAACGGCCTCCTCAAGAAGGCGTACGAGCTGTCCGTGCTCTGCGACGCCGAGGTCGCGCTCATCGTCTTCTCCAGCCGCGGCCGCCTCTACGAGTACGCCAACAACAG TGTGAAGGCCACCATTGAGAGGTACAAGAAGGCTAACAGCGACACCTCCAACTCTGGCACGGTTGCAGAAGTCAATGCCCAG CATTACCAGCAGGAGTCCGCCAAGCTGCGCGGGACTATCAGTAGCTTGCAAAACTCAAACAG GACCATAATGGGTGATGCAATTCACACCATGAGCCTCAGGGATCTTAAGCAGCTGGAGGGCAGGCTGGAGAAAGGAATATGCAAGATTAGAGCTAGAAAG AATGAGCTGTTATACGCTGAAGTTGAGTACATGCAGAAAAGG GAGATGGATCTACAGAGTGACAACATGTACTTGAGGAGCAAG GTCGCTGAGAACAACGAAAGGGGACAGCCGCCCATGAACATGATGGGAGCGCCATCAACAAGCGAATATGATCACATGGCCCCGTACGACTCGAGAAACTTTCATCAAGTGAACATTATGCAGCAGCCTCAGCATTACTCCCATCAGCTGCAACCAACAACCCTTCAGCTCGG ATGA